The proteins below come from a single Methanospirillum lacunae genomic window:
- a CDS encoding DUF5350 domain-containing protein, with protein sequence MGKTGTTEWNQVKGSKGQIRLVPRKEAAAKKPGPNQRFKAQAALKKLERNASRGRGRDGRGGAAPAGRGGRGGRGGRGGRSSPGQPQDLRTMAARRRITRPKVSMLGPKTRSK encoded by the coding sequence ATGGGCAAGACAGGCACAACAGAATGGAATCAGGTAAAAGGGAGTAAAGGTCAGATTAGACTTGTTCCCAGAAAAGAAGCAGCAGCCAAGAAGCCAGGGCCGAACCAGCGTTTCAAAGCGCAGGCTGCACTCAAGAAACTTGAGCGCAATGCCAGCCGCGGACGTGGCCGTGACGGAAGAGGAGGCGCAGCACCAGCAGGACGTGGAGGTCGTGGAGGACGCGGCGGTCGCGGAGGACGTTCAAGCCCGGGACAGCCACAGGATCTCAGGACCATGGCTGCCCGCCGCAGGATCACCAGACCAAAGGTCTCAATGCTCGGACCAAAAACCCGTTCTAAATAA
- a CDS encoding DUF555 domain-containing protein, translating into MTDYLVVLESAWVIKDVKSVDDAIGIAISEAGKRLNPTAKFVDVEAGVIACPSCDEELPCALLIARTALVGMRMEMKVFKADSSEHAGRIARSVIGKALRDVPLEIVEVQEL; encoded by the coding sequence ATGACAGATTATCTGGTAGTGCTGGAATCGGCATGGGTCATCAAAGACGTCAAATCAGTTGATGACGCGATCGGAATTGCGATCAGTGAAGCAGGAAAGAGACTCAATCCCACCGCCAAGTTTGTGGATGTCGAAGCAGGAGTGATAGCCTGCCCGTCCTGCGACGAAGAACTCCCTTGTGCATTACTCATTGCACGGACTGCTCTTGTGGGAATGCGGATGGAAATGAAAGTTTTCAAGGCCGATTCATCAGAGCATGCTGGGAGGATTGCACGATCAGTTATTGGGAAGGCTCTGCGTGATGTACCACTTGAGATCGTGGAAGTGCAGGAGTTATGA
- a CDS encoding nitroreductase family protein: protein MNLSDFGQFLSGRSSVRQYEDREIEPELLETILKLGARAPSAGNVESWDIVVVRDPSVREFLSDAALNQEHIAHAPVVLVVCANYVRSMARYSERGILYALEEASIVATYLMLGAHAAGLATCWTAGFDDDQVRDILKLPNHIRPVTLLALGYGAEAAISPARRDVQEHIHQDEW, encoded by the coding sequence ATGAATTTATCTGATTTCGGACAGTTTCTTTCAGGCAGATCTTCGGTCAGACAATACGAGGATCGGGAGATAGAGCCTGAACTTCTTGAAACGATACTGAAACTGGGAGCAAGAGCGCCATCGGCTGGTAATGTAGAGTCATGGGATATTGTTGTTGTACGAGATCCTTCAGTGCGTGAATTTCTTTCAGATGCAGCATTGAATCAGGAACACATTGCACATGCACCTGTAGTCCTCGTGGTCTGTGCAAACTATGTGAGATCCATGGCACGGTACAGTGAAAGGGGGATACTTTATGCGCTCGAAGAGGCATCGATCGTTGCTACCTATCTGATGCTCGGCGCCCATGCTGCGGGTCTTGCAACCTGCTGGACTGCAGGGTTTGATGATGACCAGGTGCGGGATATCCTTAAACTTCCAAACCACATCAGACCAGTCACACTGCTCGCACTCGGATATGGAGCCGAGGCAGCAATATCACCTGCACGTAGGGACGTGCAGGAACATATACATCAGGACGAGTGGTAA